In Bradyrhizobium sp. G127, one genomic interval encodes:
- a CDS encoding DJ-1/PfpI family protein, translated as MLFGIFIYDGVEPIDLATFGVLSMARRIAPHIGVCTIAPKAGIVRLANGLDVVAQFGIDEAPSCDIVIVTGGPGWEAQSNSPATLDYIRCVHASGRVASVCTGAMILAASGVLDDGAATTKRAVVPPETSPLTRMRDKFPSVDVREVPIVDAGAVVTGGGVSLCIDTTLYIIAKMLGDGVADETARIIEYQRSRAANLNLQEFLAG; from the coding sequence ATGTTGTTTGGAATATTCATCTACGACGGTGTTGAACCGATCGATCTCGCGACGTTCGGCGTGCTCTCCATGGCACGCCGAATCGCGCCTCATATCGGGGTCTGCACAATCGCTCCGAAAGCAGGGATCGTGCGGTTGGCAAACGGTCTTGATGTAGTCGCGCAATTTGGAATAGACGAAGCACCGTCGTGCGACATTGTCATCGTCACCGGGGGACCGGGTTGGGAGGCGCAATCGAATTCACCAGCCACGCTGGACTACATTCGCTGCGTTCACGCGTCGGGCCGAGTCGCTTCAGTATGCACAGGAGCGATGATTCTTGCGGCAAGTGGTGTCCTGGACGATGGTGCAGCAACGACGAAGCGCGCCGTCGTTCCACCTGAGACATCGCCACTAACCCGTATGCGAGACAAGTTCCCGTCCGTTGACGTGCGCGAAGTTCCTATTGTCGACGCGGGTGCGGTTGTAACGGGTGGGGGCGTTTCCCTTTGCATCGATACCACGCTCTATATCATCGCGAAAATGTTGGGCGACGGCGTTGCAGATGAAACCGCGCGAATTATCGAATATCAACGATCGCGAGCCGCGAATCTGAATCTTCAGGAATTTCTTGCGGGATAG
- a CDS encoding Rid family detoxifying hydrolase — protein MSSRTEKNMTTRHLVVTDNAAPAAGPYSQATRTEEFVFASGQLPIDPKSGLIPEGIEAQTRQSLANLGAVLKAGGASFASVVKTTVFLKNMSDFAVMNGIYAESFSASPPARSTIEVARLPKDALVEVEAIALREKE, from the coding sequence ATGAGTTCAAGAACGGAGAAGAATATGACTACGAGACATCTCGTCGTGACCGACAATGCTGCTCCGGCGGCAGGCCCGTACTCGCAGGCTACACGAACTGAAGAGTTCGTGTTTGCGTCTGGGCAACTGCCGATTGATCCAAAATCAGGATTGATCCCCGAGGGAATTGAGGCCCAGACGCGACAGTCTCTCGCCAACTTGGGCGCCGTCCTTAAGGCCGGCGGGGCATCATTTGCCAGCGTTGTCAAAACAACTGTGTTTCTCAAGAATATGAGTGATTTTGCTGTGATGAACGGAATTTATGCAGAGTCGTTTAGCGCTTCCCCGCCAGCTCGCTCAACAATCGAAGTTGCACGGCTGCCGAAAGATGCGCTTGTTGAGGTCGAGGCGATTGCACTGCGCGAAAAAGAGTAG
- a CDS encoding MOSC domain-containing protein has protein sequence MNIHSSRSAPPKMVEAFEHPAGSAAVERFGGATGWRGRLLHIHVAPSASYEMEELQEAKCVAGRGIVGDRYFDGKGTYSPKPDVREVTLIEQEALDALSRNDPPLQDGPINLEPRDHRRNLTVIGVPLNHLVGRRFRVGEVILRGGRLNFPCKYLEELLGLQLFLPLYNRSGLNCGIEIGGIIRPGDAIELLES, from the coding sequence ATGAATATTCATTCAAGTAGGTCCGCGCCCCCCAAAATGGTGGAAGCATTTGAGCATCCAGCGGGCTCAGCCGCTGTTGAAAGGTTCGGCGGTGCAACCGGCTGGCGCGGCAGACTTTTGCACATTCATGTCGCACCCAGTGCGAGTTACGAGATGGAAGAATTGCAAGAGGCGAAATGTGTCGCGGGACGAGGCATTGTTGGAGACCGCTATTTCGACGGCAAGGGAACGTATTCGCCGAAGCCGGACGTACGAGAGGTGACACTCATTGAACAGGAAGCGCTTGATGCACTTTCTCGCAACGATCCGCCTCTGCAGGACGGGCCCATCAATCTGGAGCCGCGAGATCACCGCAGAAACTTGACGGTGATAGGTGTTCCGCTGAATCATTTGGTCGGGCGCCGGTTCAGGGTAGGCGAGGTTATCTTGAGAGGTGGCAGATTGAATTTTCCCTGCAAGTATCTGGAAGAGCTGCTTGGATTGCAGCTATTTCTTCCCCTCTATAATCGCTCGGGGCTCAATTGCGGCATTGAGATCGGCGGTATCATTCGTCCTGGTGATGCGATCGAGTTGCTAGAATCATGA
- a CDS encoding PDR/VanB family oxidoreductase: MTARIIMKMRVAASRLVAPDVVHLRLVHPLRSVLPKWSAGAHVDVRMPDGRVRQYSLCGDSTDQSSYEIAVKREAAGRGGSIWVHENIRDGSEIHVSAPRNNLPLIGGGEEYILIAGGIGITPLISMARTLKREGRRFTLHYCAKSAAHTPFLPELSDVCGQNLKCWFSESGQRFTTDMIGPYGANKHVYICGPQRLLDAIQSFLADWPEDHIHSEVFQMTVDENFKPEPFEAKIVSTGQTLLVPADKSLLDVLRENEFALPSSCEMGVCGSCECGYRDGIVIHRDKVLPTSKRQDRMMLCVSRARVGITLEL, encoded by the coding sequence ATGACCGCACGGATCATTATGAAGATGAGGGTCGCGGCGAGTCGCTTGGTTGCGCCTGATGTCGTGCATTTACGGCTTGTTCATCCGCTCCGGTCCGTGCTTCCGAAGTGGTCGGCCGGCGCTCATGTCGATGTACGCATGCCGGACGGCCGGGTGCGGCAGTATTCTCTTTGTGGCGATTCCACAGACCAGTCCAGTTATGAGATCGCTGTTAAGCGTGAAGCAGCCGGGCGAGGCGGCTCAATCTGGGTTCATGAGAACATCCGAGATGGGAGCGAGATTCATGTCTCGGCGCCCAGGAATAACCTGCCTCTGATTGGAGGTGGCGAAGAATATATTCTAATCGCAGGTGGGATCGGAATTACGCCACTCATATCGATGGCGCGAACGTTGAAGCGTGAAGGACGACGCTTTACTCTCCACTATTGTGCAAAGTCGGCGGCCCATACCCCGTTTCTGCCCGAGCTTAGCGACGTCTGCGGACAGAATCTGAAATGTTGGTTCTCCGAGAGCGGACAGCGCTTCACAACAGACATGATAGGTCCATACGGTGCGAACAAGCACGTCTATATTTGCGGCCCGCAACGTCTTCTTGACGCGATACAATCGTTCCTCGCTGATTGGCCGGAAGATCATATCCACAGTGAGGTCTTCCAAATGACCGTGGACGAAAATTTTAAGCCGGAGCCTTTTGAGGCGAAGATCGTCTCTACGGGGCAAACCCTACTTGTGCCTGCAGATAAATCTCTGCTCGATGTATTACGAGAGAATGAATTTGCACTGCCATCGTCGTGTGAAATGGGCGTTTGCGGCTCTTGCGAATGTGGTTACAGGGATGGAATCGTCATCCATCGCGACAAGGTCCTTCCAACGTCGAAGCGCCAGGACCGCATGATGCTGTGCGTATCGCGGGCGCGTGTCGGAATCACCCTGGAGCTGTAA
- a CDS encoding organic hydroperoxide resistance protein has product MEDLYKTKVTATGGRHGEVHSDDGILNLKLALPKSLGGPGGATNPEQLFAAGYSACFENAVLRAAREAGHRFADDEVEVVAEVGISRNEQQVFVLSASLFVTMSGVDEANAKLYVKRGHELCPYSNAIRGNVDVKITTSVR; this is encoded by the coding sequence ATGGAGGATCTGTACAAAACAAAAGTAACTGCAACCGGTGGTCGACATGGTGAAGTCCACAGTGACGATGGAATTTTAAATCTTAAACTCGCTCTCCCAAAAAGTCTTGGAGGTCCGGGCGGCGCAACCAATCCCGAGCAGCTGTTTGCGGCAGGCTATTCGGCATGTTTCGAGAATGCTGTCTTGCGAGCAGCACGAGAGGCGGGACACAGGTTCGCTGACGACGAAGTCGAGGTCGTCGCCGAGGTTGGTATCAGCCGAAATGAGCAGCAGGTTTTTGTTCTAAGCGCATCACTATTTGTCACTATGTCGGGCGTCGACGAAGCAAACGCGAAGCTGTACGTGAAGCGCGGTCATGAGCTTTGTCCTTACTCCAACGCAATTCGCGGTAACGTTGATGTCAAGATAACGACTAGCGTTAGGTGA
- a CDS encoding zinc-dependent alcohol dehydrogenase family protein, translated as MQAAVLDAHSTPFRVEQVSRPKPGPAQVLVRIKGSAVNPLDIKIHAGQAAHARQPFPAILGIDLAGVVEAVGSGVTTFRVGDEVYGMTGGVGGLQGSLAEYAAVNEDLLALKPANLSMREAAALPLIFITAWEGLVDRANVRAGQKVLIHGGAGGVGHVAIQIARAVGAEVFATGSAASQDFIAQLGATPIDYRAKSVEDYVTKFTDGAGFDIVYDTVGSGTLDASFNAVHRFGHVVSCIGWGTHSLAPLSFRAATYSGVFTLLPMLTGVGRAHHGEIMREATLLAESGRLTPLVDPRNFTLATVADAYEAVRTHAATGKIVVNTSN; from the coding sequence ATGCAGGCGGCGGTTCTAGATGCGCATAGCACGCCGTTTCGCGTGGAACAGGTATCCCGCCCGAAACCGGGACCCGCCCAGGTTCTCGTCCGGATCAAGGGTAGTGCTGTCAATCCACTCGATATTAAAATCCACGCAGGGCAAGCGGCCCATGCTCGACAACCATTTCCCGCGATTCTGGGAATAGACTTGGCGGGCGTCGTTGAAGCAGTCGGTTCCGGTGTGACCACATTTCGGGTTGGAGATGAAGTTTATGGAATGACCGGCGGCGTAGGAGGCCTCCAAGGTTCGCTCGCAGAGTATGCAGCAGTGAATGAAGATTTGCTCGCACTCAAACCGGCAAATCTTTCGATGCGTGAAGCTGCCGCGCTTCCACTTATCTTCATCACGGCGTGGGAGGGATTGGTTGATCGAGCCAATGTTCGCGCCGGGCAAAAGGTACTTATCCATGGCGGGGCGGGAGGGGTTGGCCACGTCGCGATTCAAATTGCGCGCGCAGTTGGCGCGGAGGTGTTCGCGACTGGGTCCGCTGCAAGTCAGGACTTCATCGCTCAGCTCGGAGCGACACCAATCGACTACCGCGCCAAGTCAGTCGAGGACTATGTAACCAAATTCACAGATGGTGCGGGCTTCGATATCGTTTATGACACCGTCGGCAGCGGAACGCTCGATGCATCGTTTAATGCCGTCCATCGCTTTGGCCATGTCGTGAGTTGCATCGGCTGGGGGACACATTCGCTCGCCCCACTCTCGTTCCGAGCCGCGACGTATTCAGGCGTATTCACTTTGCTACCTATGCTGACGGGCGTAGGACGTGCACACCATGGAGAGATCATGCGCGAGGCAACGCTTCTTGCGGAATCTGGAAGACTTACACCTCTCGTTGATCCGCGAAACTTCACGCTCGCAACCGTCGCAGATGCGTACGAGGCAGTAAGAACTCACGCAGCGACCGGCAAGATCGTCGTCAATACTTCGAATTAA
- a CDS encoding LysR family transcriptional regulator, which yields MEWSDLRVFLAIAREGSLGAAARKLGQSQPTMGRRLRALEQSVGQTLFQRTGVGFVLTDEGSAVLSHAERMEEEALAFQRQLAGQDQQLDGMLRISSSDWFGVHMLTPILTEFARMQPRVVVELLTDARFYSLPRREADMVFRILPFDESEVVSRRLMQIDYGVYVKSGSDYGVQAGDGKGAPLITMDMAFDGMPDAVWLKRILPKAHVVSRSNNRDVQAGLCAQGAGIAVLPRPLGDSLAGVQRIDLGEQPPSRSTYIGYHRDLKRLARLRVLLDLIIERLAN from the coding sequence ATGGAATGGAGCGATTTGCGGGTCTTTCTGGCCATCGCCCGTGAAGGCTCGCTAGGCGCCGCCGCACGGAAGCTTGGGCAAAGTCAGCCAACCATGGGCAGGCGCCTACGCGCGCTCGAGCAATCAGTCGGTCAAACTTTGTTCCAGCGCACCGGGGTCGGCTTCGTACTAACCGATGAGGGTTCGGCCGTTCTTTCGCATGCGGAGCGAATGGAAGAGGAAGCGCTGGCGTTTCAGCGTCAGCTTGCGGGCCAAGATCAGCAACTCGACGGAATGCTCAGGATCTCATCGTCGGATTGGTTCGGCGTCCATATGTTGACGCCGATACTCACCGAGTTTGCAAGAATGCAGCCGCGCGTTGTCGTCGAGTTGCTGACCGATGCGCGTTTCTATAGCCTCCCGCGGCGTGAAGCTGACATGGTGTTTCGAATTCTGCCGTTCGACGAGTCGGAAGTAGTATCGCGACGGCTCATGCAAATCGATTACGGCGTGTACGTAAAGTCGGGAAGTGATTACGGCGTGCAAGCGGGCGACGGAAAAGGAGCGCCGCTCATCACCATGGACATGGCATTCGACGGTATGCCGGACGCGGTGTGGCTAAAGCGGATATTGCCAAAAGCGCATGTGGTGTCGCGTAGCAACAATCGCGATGTGCAGGCCGGACTCTGCGCGCAAGGGGCGGGCATTGCTGTGTTACCGCGCCCATTAGGGGATTCGCTTGCGGGAGTGCAGCGGATTGACCTTGGCGAACAGCCGCCGAGCCGAAGCACGTATATTGGGTATCATCGCGATTTGAAGCGATTGGCTCGCCTCCGTGTGCTCCTTGATTTAATTATCGAACGACTGGCGAACTGA
- a CDS encoding carbonic anhydrase has product MTMSATLDHLFDQNVAWASQKTKDDPQYFRRMAEQQAPRYLWIGCSDSRVTANDVLGLDPGEIFVHRNIANVVHTSDMNILSVLEFAVDQLKIEHVIVCGHYGCSGINRAIAGEHSAMLDNWLLPVSMFYRKHRATFDAIADDVERVNRICEVNVEMQVRRLAATPIVENAWMRGQPLHVHGWIYAIHDGLLRDLGPHVSSIAERDRLPSIDQMVLQPTEAESAMRRQAIAAFAAIDVTDPQPHACCTSGCIHNS; this is encoded by the coding sequence ATGACGATGTCTGCCACGCTCGACCATCTTTTCGATCAGAATGTCGCGTGGGCGAGCCAGAAGACAAAGGATGACCCGCAGTATTTCCGCCGCATGGCCGAGCAACAGGCTCCGCGCTATCTGTGGATCGGTTGTTCCGACAGCAGGGTGACAGCCAACGATGTGCTTGGTCTCGATCCCGGCGAGATCTTCGTTCACCGCAATATCGCCAATGTCGTCCACACCAGCGACATGAACATCCTGTCCGTGCTGGAATTCGCGGTCGATCAGCTCAAGATCGAGCATGTCATCGTGTGCGGGCACTATGGATGCAGCGGCATCAATCGGGCCATTGCCGGCGAGCACAGTGCGATGCTCGACAACTGGCTGCTGCCTGTTTCCATGTTCTATCGCAAGCACCGCGCGACCTTTGATGCTATCGCGGATGACGTTGAGCGCGTCAATCGGATTTGCGAGGTCAATGTCGAAATGCAGGTGCGCCGGCTCGCGGCGACGCCGATCGTGGAAAACGCCTGGATGCGGGGACAGCCGCTGCATGTGCACGGATGGATTTACGCCATTCACGACGGGCTGCTGCGCGATCTTGGCCCTCACGTGTCTTCGATTGCGGAGCGCGACCGGCTTCCGTCGATCGACCAAATGGTTCTTCAGCCGACTGAGGCGGAGAGCGCCATGCGGCGGCAGGCCATAGCGGCATTCGCGGCGATCGACGTGACTGATCCGCAACCGCATGCCTGCTGTACCTCGGGGTGCATACATAATTCCTAA
- a CDS encoding glycoside hydrolase family 88 protein — MDIAVLAQRVAQFALAHPDERDCWMKATAISGILAWGDPAAMEAVDGWLRRAIATQRSNGNLNYADAVRAIGAGHVRSFTPTAALPASLGYPLLRRYQQNGDAVYLEAARRQIDALRKSPRTSDGGICARAEASELWIDFTHLMCPFMALYGQIAKDPDAIDEAFRQYRVHIDHLVDPKKHLARHAWCEAPDHYPQSTFWSRGNGWLACASVDLVSIAPNHPDAGHVAETCAQLLEAVAHYQDASGYFCHVLDDPASNLEASGTLMFAYAVTRGIELGIVSKSLAPAASRAFLAVARAVEPSGKVPGVAVPPGGPGVPFDWTLFGQGFFLLAAHHMKGELTEVLS, encoded by the coding sequence ATGGACATTGCGGTTCTGGCGCAGCGCGTGGCGCAATTTGCGCTTGCGCATCCCGACGAGCGCGATTGCTGGATGAAGGCGACCGCCATCTCCGGAATCCTCGCTTGGGGCGATCCGGCCGCCATGGAAGCCGTCGATGGCTGGCTGCGCCGTGCTATTGCGACGCAGCGGTCGAACGGCAACCTGAATTATGCAGATGCCGTGCGCGCCATCGGCGCCGGACATGTCCGCAGTTTCACGCCGACCGCGGCTTTACCGGCGAGTCTTGGCTATCCGCTGTTGCGCCGCTATCAGCAAAACGGTGACGCGGTTTATCTGGAAGCAGCGCGGCGTCAGATAGATGCGTTACGCAAGAGCCCGCGAACCAGCGACGGCGGCATTTGCGCGCGCGCGGAAGCGTCGGAGTTGTGGATCGATTTTACGCATCTGATGTGTCCGTTCATGGCTCTCTACGGCCAGATCGCAAAAGATCCGGATGCTATCGACGAGGCCTTTCGCCAGTATCGCGTGCATATCGATCATCTTGTCGATCCGAAGAAACATCTGGCTCGCCATGCCTGGTGCGAGGCGCCGGATCACTATCCGCAGTCGACGTTCTGGTCGCGCGGCAATGGCTGGCTTGCCTGCGCGTCCGTCGATCTCGTCTCGATCGCTCCCAATCATCCGGATGCCGGCCATGTCGCTGAAACCTGCGCGCAGCTGCTTGAGGCCGTAGCGCACTATCAGGATGCATCCGGTTATTTCTGCCATGTGCTCGACGATCCGGCTTCGAACCTGGAGGCATCCGGCACCTTGATGTTCGCGTATGCGGTCACGCGCGGGATCGAGCTTGGCATCGTTTCAAAATCCCTCGCGCCGGCGGCATCTCGCGCCTTTTTGGCTGTGGCGCGAGCAGTGGAGCCGTCGGGCAAGGTACCTGGCGTCGCGGTGCCGCCGGGTGGTCCGGGCGTTCCGTTCGACTGGACGCTGTTCGGGCAGGGCTTCTTCCTGTTGGCCGCACATCACATGAAGGGCGAGTTGACGGAGGTGCTGTCATGA
- a CDS encoding CaiB/BaiF CoA-transferase family protein, protein MNQAKSKSPQTRPLAGVRVLDMSRLAPGPYCTMLLADLGAEVIVVTGGRAGVPVSTFSRGKRFVALDLKAEEGRAALQKLAATSDVFVESFRPGVSARLGAGYEDLSGLNPSLIYCSLTGYGQVGPLAQEAGHDINYLALTGVLGAIGPRDRPPTAPLNVIADFAAGGLTAVVGILAALFERVSSGKGQHIDAAMIDGCMSLMAMHYPVWGQAVMPERGSGWLAGSAPYYRCYVCSDGGYVAVGALEPQFFLALWKDIGAGDPPDQMDMKAWRLIEETFARAFVSRPRDHWTRRYIGQDVCVFPVLSPDEVWTHPHIKARFPDADADNVPAIPRFSRTVLSPAPRDESDQSDAILTEAGLRPDEIALASPAKERASTGWSGWPPHFKT, encoded by the coding sequence ATGAATCAGGCGAAATCAAAATCGCCGCAGACGCGTCCGCTGGCTGGTGTGCGCGTGCTCGATATGTCCCGGCTTGCTCCGGGGCCTTACTGCACGATGCTGCTCGCCGATCTCGGCGCGGAAGTCATCGTTGTGACCGGCGGGCGAGCGGGGGTGCCAGTCTCGACGTTCTCGCGCGGCAAGCGTTTTGTGGCGCTTGATCTCAAGGCGGAGGAGGGGCGTGCAGCCCTGCAAAAGCTCGCTGCGACGTCCGATGTTTTCGTCGAGAGTTTCAGGCCTGGCGTCTCGGCGCGTCTCGGCGCGGGTTATGAAGATCTCAGCGGCCTCAATCCATCGCTGATCTACTGTTCGCTCACCGGTTATGGTCAAGTTGGACCGCTGGCGCAGGAGGCCGGGCACGACATCAATTATCTTGCCCTGACCGGTGTTCTCGGCGCGATCGGCCCGCGCGATCGCCCGCCGACCGCGCCGCTCAATGTGATTGCGGATTTCGCGGCGGGCGGCCTCACGGCCGTAGTCGGAATTCTTGCCGCGCTTTTCGAGCGTGTTTCGTCCGGCAAGGGCCAGCATATCGATGCCGCCATGATCGACGGCTGCATGTCGCTCATGGCGATGCACTATCCGGTCTGGGGGCAGGCTGTGATGCCGGAACGTGGCAGCGGCTGGCTGGCCGGCAGCGCTCCGTACTATCGTTGCTACGTCTGTAGCGATGGCGGCTATGTCGCCGTCGGCGCACTTGAGCCGCAGTTCTTCCTCGCGCTTTGGAAGGATATTGGCGCAGGTGATCCGCCGGACCAGATGGACATGAAGGCGTGGCGGCTGATCGAAGAGACCTTCGCCCGAGCCTTCGTGTCGCGGCCGCGCGATCATTGGACCAGGCGCTATATCGGTCAGGACGTTTGCGTCTTCCCGGTTCTCAGCCCGGATGAAGTGTGGACACATCCTCATATCAAGGCGCGCTTCCCGGACGCCGATGCGGACAATGTCCCGGCGATTCCGCGTTTCAGCCGTACGGTCTTAAGCCCCGCACCGCGCGATGAAAGCGATCAGTCCGACGCGATTCTGACCGAGGCGGGACTTCGCCCGGACGAGATCGCGCTCGCCAGTCCGGCGAAGGAGCGCGCAAGCACCGGCTGGAGCGGCTGGCCGCCGCATTTCAAGACCTGA
- a CDS encoding acyl-CoA dehydrogenase family protein codes for MAHLEAEYRDFRASVRRFANEEVAPRAAALDREQNPPVEAHAASLRLGLPGLPYPEHLGGGGGDMFAQCVAMEEIARVCASTALGISSSWIMMAVVNFGTEDQQREIVPQMTSGAARCAWGLTEPKGGSDLMAASTKAVRSADGWVLNGTKRFITNGGWAEWYLVFARTSEKRFGLFLVHKNDAGVSFGAPEKKMGMRGSPTSDVILENCVLPESRLLGDPERGAEYIGAALLKSRLQMSAHALGIAAGALDAALRYTSEREQFGQAIAKFQMVRGMVADMAIKVEAGRSVLRHACELLIAGDPEAKLHASIAKVMCSDAAMAVTTDAVQLHGGYGYLEDYAVERMMRDAKVTQIWEGTNQIQRLMIAKEVYEQI; via the coding sequence ATGGCTCATCTTGAAGCCGAATATCGTGACTTCCGTGCATCCGTCCGCCGCTTTGCGAATGAGGAGGTTGCGCCCCGTGCCGCCGCTCTCGATCGCGAACAAAATCCGCCGGTCGAGGCTCACGCCGCCAGTTTGAGATTGGGCCTGCCGGGCCTGCCGTATCCCGAGCATCTCGGCGGCGGTGGTGGCGATATGTTCGCGCAATGCGTCGCCATGGAAGAGATCGCGCGGGTGTGCGCATCGACTGCGCTCGGCATATCCAGTAGCTGGATCATGATGGCCGTCGTCAACTTCGGCACAGAGGACCAGCAGCGCGAAATCGTGCCGCAGATGACGAGCGGTGCCGCTCGCTGCGCCTGGGGGCTGACGGAGCCAAAGGGCGGCTCCGATCTGATGGCGGCGTCGACAAAGGCCGTGCGCAGCGCGGATGGCTGGGTGCTCAACGGCACGAAGCGGTTCATCACGAATGGCGGATGGGCGGAATGGTATCTCGTTTTCGCGCGGACGAGCGAAAAGCGCTTCGGTCTCTTCCTGGTTCACAAGAATGACGCCGGTGTATCGTTCGGTGCGCCGGAGAAGAAGATGGGCATGCGCGGCAGCCCGACGTCCGACGTCATTCTGGAGAATTGCGTCCTGCCGGAATCGCGGCTGCTCGGCGATCCCGAACGCGGCGCGGAATATATTGGCGCGGCGCTGCTGAAGTCGCGGCTACAGATGTCCGCGCATGCGCTCGGCATCGCCGCCGGCGCGCTGGATGCGGCGTTGCGCTACACGAGCGAACGCGAGCAGTTCGGACAAGCGATTGCAAAATTCCAGATGGTTCGGGGCATGGTCGCTGACATGGCAATCAAGGTCGAGGCCGGCCGGTCGGTGCTGCGTCATGCCTGTGAGCTTCTGATCGCCGGTGATCCGGAAGCGAAACTTCATGCCTCCATCGCCAAGGTGATGTGCTCCGACGCGGCGATGGCCGTGACGACGGACGCGGTGCAATTGCACGGCGGCTACGGCTATCTCGAAGACTATGCCGTCGAACGCATGATGCGCGATGCCAAGGTCACGCAGATCTGGGAGGGGACCAATCAGATCCAGCGGCTGATGATTGCCAAAGAAGTCTACGAACAGATCTGA
- a CDS encoding CaiB/BaiF CoA-transferase family protein codes for MSILEGIKVVELCEVYQGPLAGQSLADFGARVIKVERPPVGDPMRLGDFHAAERNLMSGYFAAVNRNKECVCLDLKGEAGRAALLELIKTSDVLLHNYRPGVMERLGFGYEAMAKVNPRLIYAAASGFGESGPLAEMAGQDFLIQSISGIAMKGVRGDGVPNFLNVPLTDYASGMLLVQGILLALIERGKSGLGQKVMTSLFDTAISMQSLEAASILNYDYETRWFDRALNFPVETSNGWITVLGFFRDNPLQLICQALGVPDLSAEMSIPTALDQIAARDRIVERLRPEFLKFQVEDVVARLQKQGILSAPILTFEQALALPQVAANGMIVSVKAEGQDDMRVIDHPVKFSRSRKSSTRGPQKLGAQTKSVLAELGFDDAQIAKASNDSQ; via the coding sequence ATGTCCATTCTGGAAGGCATCAAGGTCGTCGAACTCTGCGAGGTCTATCAGGGGCCTCTCGCCGGGCAGTCGCTCGCCGATTTCGGCGCGCGCGTTATCAAGGTCGAGCGCCCGCCCGTCGGCGATCCGATGCGGCTGGGCGATTTCCACGCAGCTGAGCGGAATTTGATGAGCGGCTATTTCGCCGCGGTCAACCGCAACAAGGAATGCGTCTGTCTCGATCTGAAGGGCGAGGCGGGGCGCGCCGCGCTTCTCGAACTCATCAAGACGTCGGACGTGTTGCTGCATAACTATCGCCCCGGCGTGATGGAACGTCTCGGCTTCGGCTACGAGGCGATGGCAAAGGTCAACCCGCGCCTCATCTATGCGGCGGCCAGCGGATTTGGAGAGAGCGGGCCGCTTGCCGAAATGGCGGGTCAGGATTTTCTGATCCAGTCGATCTCCGGCATCGCCATGAAAGGCGTGCGCGGCGATGGTGTGCCGAATTTCCTGAATGTCCCGCTCACTGACTACGCGTCCGGCATGCTTCTGGTGCAGGGCATTCTGCTTGCTCTGATCGAGCGCGGAAAATCCGGATTGGGGCAGAAGGTGATGACCTCGTTGTTCGACACCGCCATTTCCATGCAGAGCCTCGAGGCGGCCTCGATCCTGAACTATGACTACGAGACGCGCTGGTTTGATCGCGCGTTGAACTTCCCGGTTGAGACTTCAAACGGCTGGATCACGGTTCTCGGGTTTTTTCGCGACAACCCGCTGCAATTGATTTGTCAGGCGCTGGGCGTCCCGGACCTGAGCGCGGAAATGTCGATCCCGACGGCGCTCGATCAGATTGCGGCGCGTGACCGGATCGTCGAACGGCTGCGTCCTGAGTTCCTGAAGTTCCAGGTCGAGGATGTGGTCGCGCGCTTGCAGAAGCAGGGCATCCTGTCGGCTCCCATTCTCACGTTCGAACAGGCTCTTGCCCTCCCGCAAGTCGCCGCCAACGGCATGATCGTTAGCGTGAAGGCGGAGGGGCAGGACGACATGCGGGTGATCGATCATCCGGTGAAATTCTCCCGCTCCCGCAAATCATCGACGCGCGGACCACAGAAGCTGGGTGCGCAGACGAAGTCGGTCCTTGCAGAGCTTGGGTTTGACGACGCGCAGATCGCAAAGGCTTCGAACGACTCGCAATAG